A stretch of the Nothobranchius furzeri strain GRZ-AD chromosome 5, NfurGRZ-RIMD1, whole genome shotgun sequence genome encodes the following:
- the LOC129163400 gene encoding histidine N-acetyltransferase-like, whose amino-acid sequence MGDAFGLVYCLAKEEDYEQVMKICTSKDYNGLDYLPAFFHRWLKEPGRIVLLAWMKDRVVALESALLVDGGQTVVFQGRRVVSDLRGSGIAGVLHSHVTSYVRSQYPEVCAVRMSRGDHPSERILSKYRLVAKEVSLSLQDNSGMGWSNQSLQLSS is encoded by the exons ATGGGGGACGCCTTTGGTTTGGTCTACTGTCTGGCTAAGGAGGAGGACTATGAGCAG GTCATGAAGATCTGCACTTCAAAGGACTACAACGGACTGGACTACCTGCCTGCCTTCTTTCACCGCTGGCTGAAGGAACCTGGACGGATCGTCCTCTTGGCTTGGATGAAAGACAGAGTG GTGGCGCTGGAATCTGCCTTGCTCGTGGATGGGGGTCAGACGGTTGTGTTTCAGGGTCGCAGGGTGGTTTCTGACCTCAGAGGCAGTGGCATCGCTGGCGTCCTCCACAGTCATGTGACCTCCTACGTCCGCAGTCAGTACCCAGAAGTCTGTGCTGTCAGAATGAGCCGAGGAGACCATCCTTCAGAACGAATCCTGTCTAAGTACAGACTTGTTGCTAAAGAGGTGAGTCTCAGTCTGCAGGACAACTCAGGTATGGGGTGGTCCAACCAGTCACTCCAATTATCTAGTTAG
- the LOC107379023 gene encoding zinc transporter ZIP1 isoform X2, giving the protein MMLAAGGSSSSALQFRGGAVALPVNPADVPALEIKLGALVVLLSITLVFGFAPLCIVRGTGRCSINSDVRRRLLSLISCFAGGVFLATCLLDLLPDFLQGIREAFISAGIKLQFPLPEFIVAMGFFLVLVLEQIVLAFKDQPSSHHEERRALMADSSVQGLAVGLLEDGEEVLEICLALMIHKSIIAFSLSFKLTQGRLRRSAVFGCLLLFAIMSPLGIALGIGLTETKTSPQHQLARCSLEGMATGTFIYITFMEILPHELASSSNRILKVAMMLLGFALVTGVLFIKL; this is encoded by the exons ATGATGCTGGCGGCAGGTGGAAGCTCCTCCTCAGCCCTCCAGTTCCGCGGGGGAGCAGTGGCACTGCCGGTAAACCCAGCTGATGTTCCGGCTCTGGAGATAAAACTGGGAGCTCTGGTGGTTCTGCTGTCCATCACTCTGGTGTTTGGATTTGCTCCACTCTGCATCGTCCGAGGGACGGGGCGCTGCAGCATCAACTCAG ATGTCCGCCGCAGGCTGCTCAGCCTGATCAGCTGTTTTGCCGGAGGCGTCTTCTTGGCCACCTGCCTGTTGGACCTCCTGCCAGACTTCCTGCAAGGAATCAGGGAAGCCTTCATTAGTGCTGGGATCAAA CTCCAGTTCCCTCTGCCAGAGTTCATCGTAGCTATGGGTTtcttcctggttctggttctggagcaGATTGTTCTGGCCTTTAAGGATCAGCCCTCCTCTCACCATGAGGAACGTCGGGCTCTTATGGCGGATTCAAGTGTCCAG GGTTTGGCAGTggggctgctggaggatggcgagGAGGTTCTGGAAATCTGTCTGGCCCTAATGATCCACAAGAGCATCATTGCCTTCAGCCTGAGCTTCAAGCTGACTCAGGGCCGGTTGCGACGCTCTGCCGTGTTTGGCTGCCTCCTGCTGTTTGCCATCATGTCGCCGTTGGGCATCGCTCTAGGCATCGGCCTCACCGAGACCAAGACTTCACCGCAGCATCAGCTGGCCCGCTGCTCACTGGAGGGGATGGCCACCGGAACATTCATCTACATCACCTTCATGGAGATCCTGCCGCACGAGCTCGCGTCCTCCAGCAACCGCATCCTGAAGGTGGCCATGATGCTGCTTGGATTTGCCTTGGTCACTGGAGTCCTCTTCATCAAGCTGTAA
- the prr11 gene encoding uncharacterized protein prr11 — protein MIEDLKKDLMARQKDLESPTEYEELSDDELPSRNWSKAQRQIKPLIAENKRLKEDNFKHPIEAMKELPAVGQNLRDISELLSLISSSASARSTLVQTPVRTPARSELQLSAPASPQVDSADLVSLVSGESKSPDRSSTLCGLQVTQFTSETWQCSSTAGKRCPVTPPPPPPPPPPPPLPHFPLVRSRRQSPKQGGQDFPLTSHLGQLFRGNSQSVPFPAEESLLRLHHTLHPTSLAPFTSGESKKCIEQKDKLNLRPSLLLQPNV, from the exons ATGATTGAAGACTTGAAGAAGGATCTGATGGCAAGACAAAAAGATTTAGAG TCCCCAACCGAATATGAGGAGTTATCAGATGACGAGCTGCCATCCAGGAACTGGAGCAAGGCACAAAGGCAAATAAAGCCGTTAATAGCCGAGAATAAAAGGCTGAaagaagacaactttaaacacccAATAGAAGCAATGAAAG AGCTTCCAGCAGTCGGGCAGAACTTACGAGACATATCTGAGCTATTGTCATTGATCTCAAGCAGTGCATCTGCCAGATCAACACTCGTGCAAACACCTGTACGAACACCAGCGAGATCAGAACTGCAACTTTCTGCACCCGCGTCTCCTCAGGTGGACTCTGCTGACTTG GTGTCTCTTGTGTCAGGAGAGTCAAAGTCCCCAGACAGAAGCTCAACTCTCTGCGGACTTCAAGTCACTCAGTTTACATCGGAGACCTGGCAGTGCTCGTCTACGGCAGGGAAACGCTGTCCTgtgaccccaccaccaccaccaccaccaccaccaccaccaccactaccacaCTTCCCACT ggtcaggtcgcGGAGACAGTCGCCTAAACAGGGAGGCCAAGACTTTCCTctcaccagccacttgggccagctctttcggGGGAATTCCCAAAGCGTTCCCTTCCCAGCCGAAGAGTCTCTCCTTCGGCTACATCACACATTGCACCCAACATCTTTGGCTCCTTTCACAAGTGGTGAGTCCAAGAAATGTATTGAACAGAAAGACAAGCTGAATTTACGCCCTTCTCTGTTATTGCAGCCAAACGTGTGA
- the LOC107379023 gene encoding zinc transporter ZIP1 isoform X1, with product MMLAAGGSSSSALQFRGGAVALPVNPADVPALEIKLGALVVLLSITLVFGFAPLCIVRGTGRCSINSDVRRRLLSLISCFAGGVFLATCLLDLLPDFLQGIREAFISAGIKLQFPLPEFIVAMGFFLVLVLEQIVLAFKDQPSSHHEERRALMADSSVQVNDGAAHHHRRESADSEGHFHADLGSQSVLRAFILVFSLSLHSVFEGLAVGLLEDGEEVLEICLALMIHKSIIAFSLSFKLTQGRLRRSAVFGCLLLFAIMSPLGIALGIGLTETKTSPQHQLARCSLEGMATGTFIYITFMEILPHELASSSNRILKVAMMLLGFALVTGVLFIKL from the exons ATGATGCTGGCGGCAGGTGGAAGCTCCTCCTCAGCCCTCCAGTTCCGCGGGGGAGCAGTGGCACTGCCGGTAAACCCAGCTGATGTTCCGGCTCTGGAGATAAAACTGGGAGCTCTGGTGGTTCTGCTGTCCATCACTCTGGTGTTTGGATTTGCTCCACTCTGCATCGTCCGAGGGACGGGGCGCTGCAGCATCAACTCAG ATGTCCGCCGCAGGCTGCTCAGCCTGATCAGCTGTTTTGCCGGAGGCGTCTTCTTGGCCACCTGCCTGTTGGACCTCCTGCCAGACTTCCTGCAAGGAATCAGGGAAGCCTTCATTAGTGCTGGGATCAAA CTCCAGTTCCCTCTGCCAGAGTTCATCGTAGCTATGGGTTtcttcctggttctggttctggagcaGATTGTTCTGGCCTTTAAGGATCAGCCCTCCTCTCACCATGAGGAACGTCGGGCTCTTATGGCGGATTCAAGTGTCCAGGTAAATGACGgggcagctcatcaccaccgcaGGGAGTCAGCGGATTCCGAAGGCCACTTCCATGCAGATCTGGGCTCTCAGTCGGTGTTGCGAGCCTTCATCCTGGTCTTTTCATTGTCTCTGCATTCGGTGTTTGAGGGTTTGGCAGTggggctgctggaggatggcgagGAGGTTCTGGAAATCTGTCTGGCCCTAATGATCCACAAGAGCATCATTGCCTTCAGCCTGAGCTTCAAGCTGACTCAGGGCCGGTTGCGACGCTCTGCCGTGTTTGGCTGCCTCCTGCTGTTTGCCATCATGTCGCCGTTGGGCATCGCTCTAGGCATCGGCCTCACCGAGACCAAGACTTCACCGCAGCATCAGCTGGCCCGCTGCTCACTGGAGGGGATGGCCACCGGAACATTCATCTACATCACCTTCATGGAGATCCTGCCGCACGAGCTCGCGTCCTCCAGCAACCGCATCCTGAAGGTGGCCATGATGCTGCTTGGATTTGCCTTGGTCACTGGAGTCCTCTTCATCAAGCTGTAA